A single window of Streptomyces aquilus DNA harbors:
- a CDS encoding SHOCT domain-containing protein, producing the protein MSAQTYLAYDYPLLSVFWSMLWFFLWIMWFILLFRIVVDIFRDDQLSGWAKAGWLVFTIVLPFLGVFVYVIARGKNMGRREVAQARAQQEEFNAYIRQTAAGGTSSVDELAKLSEIRSRGDITDEEFRRAKDLVLAGQGPAQPTGSAPGTTGR; encoded by the coding sequence ATGAGCGCACAGACCTACCTGGCGTACGACTATCCCCTGCTGAGCGTCTTCTGGAGCATGCTCTGGTTCTTCCTGTGGATCATGTGGTTCATCCTGCTCTTCCGGATCGTGGTCGACATCTTCCGCGACGACCAGCTGAGCGGGTGGGCGAAGGCGGGCTGGCTGGTGTTCACCATCGTGCTGCCCTTCCTCGGCGTGTTCGTCTACGTCATCGCCCGCGGCAAGAACATGGGGCGCCGGGAGGTCGCCCAGGCGCGTGCGCAGCAGGAGGAGTTCAACGCCTACATCAGGCAGACCGCGGCCGGCGGGACCAGCAGCGTCGACGAGCTCGCCAAGCTGTCCGAGATCCGCTCCCGCGGCGACATCACGGACGAGGAGTTCCGCAGGGCGAAGGACCTGGTCCTGGCAGGCCAGGGACCGGCGCAGCCCACCGGCTCCGCGCCCGGCACCACCGGTCGCTGA
- a CDS encoding ribonuclease BN, with protein MESLRSGAAARLVSRLTALNVVEGSVRLAAQAFLTALPLLMTVAAFAPGWLQDLLADSLRTVLGVRGDTLEELREVFSATGPTSNTTGAVGVVVTLVSATAFSRALQAVCERCWHLPRAPVRTAVWRWVLWLVVWLAYLLLQAPLRDGFGAGALTGLVLSLLSATLLWWWSQHLLLGGRIGWTRLLPGAVLAGGGSVLLSRAAHAVLPAAMERSLAEFGPLGPVFTFLSWLIAVFLVAVSALALGEYVASTAWYRAVARWRPFTRAG; from the coding sequence ATGGAGAGTCTGCGGTCCGGAGCTGCGGCCCGGCTGGTGTCTCGTCTTACGGCACTCAACGTCGTCGAGGGCTCCGTGCGGCTCGCCGCGCAGGCGTTCCTCACCGCGCTGCCCCTGCTCATGACCGTCGCGGCATTCGCCCCCGGCTGGCTCCAGGACCTGCTGGCCGACTCCCTCCGCACGGTGCTGGGGGTGCGCGGCGACACCCTCGAGGAGCTGCGCGAGGTCTTCTCCGCCACCGGCCCGACCAGCAACACCACCGGGGCCGTGGGCGTGGTCGTCACCTTGGTGTCGGCCACCGCGTTCAGCCGGGCGCTCCAGGCGGTGTGCGAGCGGTGCTGGCATCTGCCGCGCGCGCCGGTGCGCACCGCGGTCTGGCGCTGGGTGCTGTGGCTGGTCGTCTGGCTGGCCTACCTCCTGCTCCAGGCGCCGCTGCGCGACGGATTCGGCGCCGGTGCTCTGACCGGGCTGGTGCTCTCCCTGCTCTCGGCGACGCTGCTGTGGTGGTGGTCCCAGCATCTGCTGCTGGGCGGCCGGATCGGCTGGACGCGTCTGCTGCCCGGAGCGGTGCTGGCCGGCGGGGGTTCGGTCCTGCTGAGCCGGGCCGCCCATGCGGTGCTGCCCGCGGCCATGGAGCGCAGCCTGGCCGAGTTCGGCCCGCTGGGCCCCGTCTTCACCTTTCTTTCCTGGCTGATCGCCGTCTTCCTGGTGGCCGTCTCCGCCTTGGCTCTCGGTGAGTACGTCGCCTCCACCGCCTGGTACCGGGCGGTGGCCCGGTGGCGCCCGTTCACCCGCGCCGGGTGA
- a CDS encoding HdeD family acid-resistance protein — protein sequence MTMSREPVSRAGQPYGPDGAGDSPTGDPAEELARLGRSWTWLLASALATLVPGILVLVWPDATLHVLAVLIGLYLLVTGAFRFVAVFGREGHERLPGLLLAVLYVLAGVLSLRNPLQTIAALSLITGAVWLVSGILTLYTAISVTSLPHRGVVAAAALLGIVAGIVVLAFPTESARALTRLLGLWLVLLGVAEVAVALAWRAALRKTLPPGPDPDATA from the coding sequence ATGACCATGTCGCGTGAACCGGTATCGCGTGCCGGGCAGCCGTACGGGCCCGACGGGGCGGGTGACTCTCCGACCGGCGACCCCGCGGAGGAACTCGCGCGGCTCGGCCGTTCCTGGACCTGGCTGCTGGCATCGGCTCTGGCGACCCTCGTGCCGGGGATTCTGGTGCTGGTCTGGCCTGACGCCACCCTGCACGTCCTGGCCGTCCTCATCGGCCTGTACCTGCTGGTGACCGGCGCGTTCCGGTTCGTGGCCGTCTTCGGCCGGGAGGGGCACGAGCGGTTGCCGGGACTGCTCCTGGCCGTGCTGTACGTCCTGGCCGGAGTGCTGAGCCTGCGCAACCCGCTGCAGACGATCGCCGCACTCTCGCTGATCACCGGGGCCGTCTGGCTCGTGTCCGGCATCCTCACCCTCTACACGGCGATCTCCGTCACGTCCCTGCCGCACCGAGGCGTCGTCGCGGCCGCCGCCCTGCTCGGCATCGTCGCCGGGATCGTGGTGCTCGCCTTCCCCACCGAGTCGGCCCGCGCCCTGACCCGGCTGCTCGGCCTGTGGCTCGTCCTGCTGGGGGTGGCGGAGGTGGCGGTCGCCCTGGCATGGCGTGCCGCGCTGCGAAAGACGCTTCCTCCGGGGCCGGACCCCGACGCGACGGCATGA
- a CDS encoding DUF2252 domain-containing protein, giving the protein MTVPSVFTASLPPAERAAHGREARRRAPRSSHGWYEPAPQRLDPVEVVERQSAERVPELVPIRYGRMLESPFRFYRGAAAIMAADLAPLPDTGLQVQLCGDAHPLNFRLLASPERRLVFDINDFDETLPGPFEWDVKRLAAGFVTAARANGFSRKQQNSTVRACVRAYRERMHEFAGMRTLDIWYAQDAADRLRELMASAMDEEEARRTARATERARTRTHLKAYAKLTEMTDQGRRITPDPPLITPLDQLLDDPSEEGREKQLRGLVDQYAQTLPSERRHLLRRYRLVDMARKVVGVGSVGTRCWILLLLGRDDDDPLLLQAKEAGESVLSAPTGGDRYDNQGRRVVTGQRLMQTTSDIFLGWTSVVGLDGQDRDFYVRQLWDWKGIAQTETMGPDLLDLFGRLCGASLARAHARSGDPIALAAYLGTSDRFDRALTEFAQSYADQNERDFAALEAARRSGRIRAEQR; this is encoded by the coding sequence ATGACCGTGCCGAGCGTTTTCACCGCGTCGCTGCCCCCGGCCGAGCGAGCCGCCCACGGCAGGGAGGCACGGCGGCGGGCGCCGCGTTCGTCGCACGGCTGGTACGAGCCCGCACCGCAGCGGCTCGACCCCGTCGAGGTGGTGGAGCGTCAGTCGGCGGAGCGCGTACCGGAGTTGGTGCCGATCCGCTACGGCCGCATGCTGGAGTCGCCGTTCCGTTTCTACCGCGGCGCTGCCGCGATCATGGCGGCCGACCTGGCGCCCCTGCCCGACACCGGGCTGCAGGTGCAGTTGTGCGGGGACGCCCACCCTCTGAACTTCCGGCTGCTCGCCTCGCCCGAGCGCCGTCTGGTCTTCGACATCAACGACTTCGACGAGACGCTGCCCGGGCCGTTCGAGTGGGACGTCAAACGGCTGGCGGCCGGTTTCGTGACGGCGGCCCGGGCGAACGGCTTCTCGCGCAAGCAGCAGAACAGCACCGTGCGGGCCTGCGTGCGGGCCTACCGGGAGCGGATGCACGAGTTCGCCGGGATGCGCACCCTGGACATCTGGTACGCGCAGGACGCCGCCGACCGGCTACGGGAGCTGATGGCCTCGGCGATGGACGAGGAAGAGGCCCGCCGTACCGCCCGCGCCACCGAGCGGGCCCGCACCCGCACCCACCTGAAGGCCTACGCCAAGCTCACCGAGATGACCGATCAGGGTCGTCGTATCACCCCCGACCCTCCGCTGATCACCCCGCTCGACCAGCTGCTGGACGACCCCTCCGAGGAAGGGCGTGAGAAGCAGCTGCGCGGCCTCGTCGACCAGTACGCGCAGACCCTTCCGTCCGAACGCCGCCATCTGTTGCGCCGCTACCGTCTGGTGGACATGGCCCGCAAGGTGGTGGGCGTCGGCAGTGTCGGCACGCGCTGCTGGATTCTGCTGCTGCTCGGCAGGGACGACGACGATCCACTGCTGCTGCAGGCCAAGGAGGCCGGGGAGTCGGTGCTGTCCGCCCCCACGGGCGGCGACCGGTACGACAACCAGGGGCGCCGGGTGGTGACCGGACAGCGGCTGATGCAGACGACCAGTGACATCTTCCTGGGCTGGACGAGTGTCGTGGGCCTCGACGGGCAGGACCGGGACTTCTACGTACGCCAGCTGTGGGACTGGAAGGGCATCGCCCAGACGGAGACCATGGGGCCGGACCTGCTCGACCTCTTCGGACGGCTGTGCGGGGCGTCCCTGGCGCGGGCGCACGCCCGCTCCGGCGACCCCATCGCCCTCGCCGCCTACCTCGGGACGAGCGACCGCTTCGACCGTGCGCTCACCGAGTTCGCCCAGTCCTACGCCGACCAGAACGAACGGGACTTCGCGGCGCTGGAGGCCGCCCGCCGCTCCGGCCGGATCAGGGCGGAGCAGCGCTGA